From a single Acidobacteriota bacterium genomic region:
- a CDS encoding ATP-binding cassette domain-containing protein: protein MDLKLTDISKRYGNRWALRDVSFETEAGRVVGVYGLNGAGKTSLLRVAAGVEPSNGGKVEAPSAYFLPTFPEVPLLQRLRGVQPDTAELAAIQSAKIDETLKSDAKLLCLDDPFRFFDAGERRQAMEKLRTAARDSGKLIFFATNSFEQILGFADDLLVLVGGYLGQYGPASEVYNSPLTAAVASITGRCNIFEARRLTSSKTDLPEFQTLKGSHRLFTGELERTRLGPINQNIPLAIRPEYISISFGASFPEDNLLKAVVTEVSFLGPMTLVRLDAGGLELEALVLRLIGLNVGEECMVGLPPNRITVLS from the coding sequence ATGGACCTTAAGCTTACGGATATTTCCAAGCGGTACGGCAATCGGTGGGCTCTCCGCGACGTTTCTTTCGAGACCGAAGCGGGCCGCGTTGTTGGTGTTTATGGCCTCAACGGTGCCGGCAAGACCTCACTGCTTCGGGTCGCCGCGGGCGTTGAGCCGAGCAACGGCGGGAAGGTCGAGGCTCCTTCGGCTTATTTTCTGCCGACATTTCCCGAAGTCCCTCTTCTACAAAGGCTCCGAGGCGTTCAGCCGGATACGGCCGAGCTTGCGGCGATCCAGTCGGCAAAGATCGACGAAACACTCAAAAGCGATGCAAAGCTCCTTTGCCTTGATGATCCATTTAGATTTTTTGATGCGGGCGAGCGGCGGCAGGCGATGGAGAAGCTCCGGACCGCCGCCCGGGATTCGGGAAAGCTGATCTTTTTCGCAACTAATAGCTTTGAGCAAATACTCGGATTTGCCGATGACCTTTTAGTGCTTGTTGGCGGATATTTGGGACAATACGGGCCGGCGTCGGAGGTTTACAATTCGCCGCTTACGGCCGCTGTTGCCTCCATTACCGGTCGCTGCAATATCTTCGAAGCCCGGCGGCTGACCTCAAGCAAAACTGACCTGCCCGAATTTCAAACCTTGAAAGGCAGCCATCGCCTTTTCACAGGCGAGCTCGAACGTACGCGGCTCGGCCCGATAAACCAGAACATCCCGCTCGCGATCCGGCCCGAGTATATCTCGATCTCATTCGGAGCTTCCTTTCCGGAAGACAATCTGCTCAAAGCGGTAGTAACCGAAGTCTCGTTCCTCGGCCCGATGACGCTCGTTCGGCTCGACGCAGGCGGGCTCGAACTCGAGGCCCTAGTCCTGCGTCTCATCGGACTAAACGTCGGTGAAGAATGCATGGTCGGCCTCCCGCCAAACCGCATCACCGTACTTTCCTAG
- a CDS encoding S8 family serine peptidase produces MIVMNRRPLRVAAFLFCAAAIVAVYFISETGQKAQSKEAQVRRELRAEFAASDRVTETIRNASTELVRVPVSNPADRGRIAERGEIVADYGSFVIAAANKRDSLAGEGSQRIETTLHLPGRKFEPLVTSEDFAIEPGAESEGGKGYFVVQFGATASDDWLESIREVGLEVVQYVPHQAYLVYGERSAAVKAAGHSRVRWVGDYLPEHRVDGFARSFAAGESEMAVYDIAVFSRSDLRAAGWEFRSKVGGRIVAESELANNFFNVLRVEMPVSQLENAAAMDHVFRIDPYIKPTTEDERAAQIVAGNYVNVTTLNPPGYDPLTQFGADGTNVTVMVSDDGISIPGNGGFYVTANNTIDGPLRGATAGASGGHGHINASIIAGYTPFGPVDGQGFNYGVGIAPRANIINIPFLKSGNTTSDAQAVDDTLNTLGPNGVRGTISNNSWGSGTNGNSYDSFAATYDGLVRDGSFAASIDPFTIVFSAGNSGTSGLTRPKMSKNTIAVANSENIRTELGGTGADNMDDLRSSSSRGIALDGRIKPDITAPGTVITGSRAGSCGSVSSCFDANHAYSTGTSHAAPQVAGAAALFTQYWRDRNGGAYPSPAMIKSAIILSGQEMNGNLTSSSIPNGNEGWGRMNMRLMMNTGVPMKHVDQTHAFSNNGENVVYTGTVADPSKPFRVSLVWTDPPGVSNPALVNNLDLTVQVGGNSYRGNFFTGGVSITGGTHSVVDNVEQVRLAEGIAAGTPVTITVAATALNGDGILGNADTTDQHFALIAYNYAEPSETAAAPFDFDGDGKTDISIFRQGPGEWWYLRSSDGANRAFQFGSASDTMVPADYTGDGKADLAFWRPATSEWFVLRSEDSTFFSFPFGALGDVPTPGDFDGDGKADVAVFRAATGTWFILRSSGGVEIQVFGTNGDIPAVADYDGDGKADVGVFRPNGATGSEWWINRSTAGLFAVQFGSPTDKTVPGDHTGDGKADIAFYRPGTGEWFVLRSEDTTFFAFPFGVAGDVAVPGDYDGDGKTDAAVFRPGSATWFINRSTGGVGITGFGLPTDVPVPSAFVR; encoded by the coding sequence ATGATCGTAATGAACCGACGCCCGCTCCGGGTCGCTGCGTTTTTGTTTTGTGCAGCAGCTATCGTCGCTGTTTATTTTATTTCGGAGACCGGGCAAAAAGCTCAATCAAAGGAAGCTCAAGTCCGGCGTGAACTTCGCGCTGAGTTTGCTGCGAGCGACCGCGTCACCGAGACGATCAGAAACGCGTCGACCGAGTTGGTCCGTGTGCCGGTCTCGAATCCCGCTGACCGCGGCCGGATCGCCGAACGCGGTGAGATAGTCGCGGACTACGGGAGTTTCGTGATAGCGGCGGCGAATAAGAGAGACAGCCTTGCGGGTGAGGGAAGTCAGCGGATCGAAACGACGCTTCACCTGCCGGGCAGGAAGTTCGAGCCGCTTGTGACGAGCGAAGATTTTGCAATCGAACCGGGAGCAGAAAGCGAAGGCGGCAAGGGATATTTCGTGGTTCAGTTTGGGGCGACCGCTTCGGACGATTGGCTCGAAAGCATTCGCGAGGTCGGGCTTGAGGTCGTGCAGTATGTACCGCATCAGGCGTATCTGGTTTATGGCGAACGATCGGCGGCCGTGAAAGCCGCCGGACACTCAAGGGTTCGCTGGGTCGGAGACTACCTGCCTGAGCATCGGGTCGATGGTTTTGCCCGGTCGTTCGCTGCCGGCGAAAGCGAAATGGCGGTTTATGACATCGCGGTCTTTTCACGTTCGGATCTGCGTGCAGCGGGCTGGGAATTTCGCTCGAAGGTCGGCGGCAGGATCGTCGCGGAGAGCGAGCTTGCGAATAATTTCTTCAATGTTCTACGTGTCGAGATGCCTGTCTCGCAGCTTGAGAACGCGGCTGCGATGGACCATGTCTTTCGCATCGATCCTTACATAAAGCCGACGACAGAGGACGAGCGTGCGGCGCAGATCGTTGCGGGAAATTATGTGAACGTAACGACGCTCAACCCGCCGGGCTACGACCCGCTTACGCAGTTCGGGGCGGATGGCACGAACGTGACCGTAATGGTTTCGGATGACGGTATAAGCATTCCAGGCAACGGCGGTTTTTACGTAACTGCAAACAACACGATCGACGGGCCGCTTCGAGGAGCGACCGCCGGGGCGAGTGGCGGCCATGGCCACATCAACGCAAGCATCATCGCCGGCTACACGCCATTCGGGCCGGTCGATGGGCAGGGCTTTAATTACGGCGTCGGCATTGCACCGCGGGCGAACATCATCAACATCCCATTTTTGAAGTCGGGCAACACGACCTCGGACGCACAGGCGGTGGATGACACTTTGAACACGCTCGGGCCGAACGGAGTTCGCGGAACCATCTCGAACAACAGTTGGGGCTCGGGCACGAACGGGAACTCGTACGATTCATTTGCCGCCACCTATGACGGGCTGGTCAGAGATGGATCGTTTGCAGCCTCGATCGATCCGTTTACCATTGTTTTTTCTGCCGGCAACTCCGGAACCAGCGGACTCACGCGACCGAAGATGTCGAAGAACACGATCGCCGTTGCGAACTCCGAAAACATTCGAACTGAACTCGGCGGGACCGGCGCTGACAACATGGACGACCTAAGATCGAGCTCAAGTCGAGGAATCGCATTGGACGGACGAATCAAACCGGACATTACCGCTCCGGGAACGGTGATCACGGGAAGCAGGGCCGGATCGTGCGGCAGTGTTTCGTCGTGCTTTGACGCAAATCACGCTTACAGCACCGGCACCTCACATGCGGCACCGCAGGTGGCTGGTGCGGCTGCGTTATTCACGCAATATTGGCGCGACCGCAACGGCGGAGCCTATCCGAGCCCGGCGATGATCAAGTCGGCGATCATTCTTTCGGGCCAGGAAATGAACGGAAACCTGACCAGCTCGTCGATCCCGAACGGAAATGAGGGCTGGGGCCGGATGAACATGCGGCTGATGATGAACACCGGCGTCCCAATGAAGCACGTCGATCAGACGCACGCCTTCTCAAACAATGGCGAGAACGTCGTTTATACCGGCACGGTTGCTGATCCTTCGAAGCCGTTCCGCGTTTCTTTGGTTTGGACCGACCCGCCCGGAGTTTCGAACCCGGCTCTGGTCAATAATCTTGATCTGACCGTGCAAGTCGGCGGCAATTCATATCGCGGTAACTTTTTCACCGGCGGCGTTTCGATCACGGGCGGAACGCATTCGGTCGTGGATAATGTCGAGCAGGTGCGGCTCGCCGAAGGAATTGCGGCCGGAACTCCGGTGACGATCACCGTCGCGGCAACGGCTCTGAATGGCGACGGCATTCTCGGAAATGCCGACACGACCGATCAGCATTTTGCACTTATTGCTTATAACTACGCCGAGCCTTCGGAGACGGCCGCAGCTCCGTTCGATTTTGACGGCGACGGCAAGACGGACATCTCGATCTTCCGTCAAGGCCCGGGCGAGTGGTGGTATCTCCGCAGCTCGGATGGTGCCAATCGCGCATTCCAGTTCGGTTCGGCTTCGGACACGATGGTCCCGGCCGACTACACCGGTGACGGCAAGGCCGATCTTGCATTTTGGCGGCCGGCGACCAGCGAATGGTTTGTCCTTCGCAGCGAAGATTCGACGTTCTTTTCATTTCCGTTTGGTGCCCTAGGCGATGTGCCGACGCCGGGTGATTTCGACGGCGATGGAAAGGCCGATGTGGCGGTGTTCAGGGCCGCGACCGGCACGTGGTTCATACTTCGCTCTTCGGGCGGAGTCGAGATCCAGGTGTTTGGAACCAATGGCGATATTCCGGCCGTAGCCGATTACGACGGCGACGGAAAAGCGGATGTCGGCGTCTTTCGTCCGAATGGAGCGACCGGTTCCGAATGGTGGATCAACCGCAGCACGGCAGGGCTTTTCGCAGTGCAGTTTGGCTCGCCGACTGATAAGACAGTTCCGGGTGATCATACCGGAGACGGCAAAGCCGACATCGCGTTCTATCGGCCGGGAACGGGCGAATGGTTTGTGCTGAGAAGCGAGGACACGACGTTCTTTGCGTTCCCGTTCGGCGTTGCCGGCGACGTTGCGGTTCCCGGAGATTATGACGGCGATGGAAAGACGGATGCGGCCGTTTTCCGGCCCGGCTCGGCGACGTGGTTCATTAATCGCTCGACCGGCGGAGTCGGCATAACCGGCTTCGGGCTACCGACCGACGTCCCGGTGCCATCTGCCTTTGTTCGCTAG
- a CDS encoding OmpA family protein: MKILRPSALLFLLFFGLIFTVELPAQADVGRRTTAITYPLNERVDVQFRGTTRFPRMSGRAIIRRTARNGTEVEVLVSKMPRPFELGRGYATYVLWAVSPEGQVDNLGEIKRRGFFEFDSKIDVTTRLQTFALIITAEPHFLVKRPSQEIMLENLNPVARSGQQLTTAASVQYFGNTSDYFKDSRTPEIAEIDYSRTPSTVLQAKQAIALAKFAGAERDAPEQLVEAETLLNNSEEAWRAGRKEDEVDITARRSISAAVAAEQLAYERADARRQRNEQIRADADMQKVEDRLTAAQSEIDELKRQLADETRSKELSQRDVENYLKQIRDLRAENGKLREDLGRVQLEATNAKSRLDAIDQQQREAEQQRQREARLNALQANEGSMMQALRRYGTVSKSERGIILTLPENFWSATRSADFAPGADNRLTAIGQILNENPDYRIEIESHTDNQGTPSELESLTERRSRVIAERLSVFGIPNNRMEPRGLGASIPVAPNNTNANRARNRRVHVIMVPVI, encoded by the coding sequence ATGAAAATACTCAGGCCCTCCGCATTACTCTTTTTACTATTCTTTGGCCTTATCTTTACGGTCGAGCTGCCGGCACAGGCAGACGTAGGTCGCCGGACCACTGCGATCACCTATCCGCTCAATGAGCGGGTCGATGTCCAGTTTCGCGGAACGACGCGTTTTCCGCGGATGAGCGGCCGAGCCATAATTCGGCGAACTGCCCGCAACGGCACCGAGGTTGAGGTCTTGGTATCCAAGATGCCGCGTCCGTTCGAACTCGGACGCGGATATGCGACCTATGTTCTTTGGGCTGTATCGCCTGAAGGGCAGGTTGATAATCTTGGCGAGATCAAGCGGCGGGGTTTCTTCGAATTTGATTCAAAGATCGATGTCACGACACGGCTGCAGACCTTTGCACTCATTATCACCGCCGAACCGCACTTCCTGGTCAAGCGGCCGTCGCAGGAGATCATGCTTGAGAACCTGAACCCGGTCGCGAGAAGCGGGCAGCAATTGACGACCGCAGCTTCGGTTCAGTACTTCGGCAACACGAGCGATTACTTTAAGGACTCGCGAACACCGGAGATCGCGGAGATCGATTATTCGCGGACGCCCTCGACCGTTCTGCAGGCAAAGCAGGCGATCGCTTTGGCCAAGTTTGCCGGTGCGGAACGCGACGCTCCGGAACAGCTTGTAGAAGCCGAGACGCTGCTCAATAACTCAGAAGAGGCGTGGCGTGCCGGCCGCAAAGAGGACGAGGTCGATATCACTGCGAGAAGGTCGATCAGCGCCGCCGTTGCTGCCGAGCAACTGGCATATGAAAGAGCGGACGCCCGTCGACAGCGGAACGAACAGATCCGGGCCGACGCCGATATGCAGAAGGTCGAAGACCGACTGACGGCGGCTCAATCTGAGATCGACGAACTGAAACGGCAGCTTGCCGATGAGACGCGATCAAAGGAGCTCTCGCAACGCGATGTTGAAAACTATTTGAAGCAGATCCGGGACCTTCGAGCAGAGAACGGCAAACTCCGCGAGGACCTTGGCCGCGTTCAGCTTGAGGCGACGAATGCGAAGTCGCGTCTCGATGCTATCGACCAACAGCAGCGTGAGGCCGAACAGCAGCGGCAACGCGAGGCCCGATTGAATGCATTGCAGGCGAACGAAGGTTCTATGATGCAGGCACTTCGTCGCTACGGCACCGTTTCGAAGAGCGAGCGGGGAATTATTCTCACCTTGCCGGAGAACTTTTGGTCGGCGACCCGTTCGGCCGATTTTGCCCCCGGAGCAGATAACCGATTGACGGCCATCGGTCAGATACTGAACGAGAATCCGGACTACCGGATCGAGATCGAGTCGCATACCGACAACCAGGGAACGCCTTCGGAGCTTGAGTCGCTCACGGAGCGGCGCTCGAGGGTGATCGCCGAAAGGCTTTCTGTTTTCGGAATTCCAAACAACCGAATGGAGCCCCGCGGACTGGGTGCCAGCATTCCGGTCGCTCCGAATAACACGAATGCGAATCGGGCCCGCAATCGCCGAGTGCACGTGATAATGGTCCCTGTTATCTGA
- a CDS encoding ABC transporter ATP-binding protein → MSDLNRLLTYVRPHKATFAVAIVAMVVVAVFETAIGLLLMPIFEQFIPENTGSRSLPFSLHELIPKEPWYSAWFAISGLLIFFTLAKGIAEYYSSYLMAKIGQSAVLDIRRQLYDHLLSQSATFFEKHRTNFLVSRLVVSCSAIELAVSANLRDVLRESFMLVAFLGAAFYLNWRLMLGALIIAPIIAFLTSKFSRALRKLAEMSYEGNKLLTDTAQETLANHNIVTAYRAEDRERKRFGRVAEIIAKANLRSGRIAATSPPTIEMIGTIALVVLLYFGLREINAAAMDAGEFFAFLYFLFRSYDPMRKISRQHNEISRAFAAARDVWDVLDSHEHLPERPDAKPVAGLDRSIELKDVSFSYGDSGKPILASVSLEIEKGKVVALVGESGGGKSTLIKLIQRLYDPVSGSIEWDGADLRELKLTDLKRQIALVTQETVLFNDTVRYNISYGDPNATEEDIRRAAEIAFAADFIEELPEKYDTIVGERGTFLSGGQRQRIAIARAVLTDAPVLILDEATSALDAESERLVQKAVGNLMLDRTSIVIAHRLSTIRRADKIVVMERGRIIEAGNHEELIETGGIYKKLFDLQFAIEDRDVADA, encoded by the coding sequence ATGTCTGACCTGAACCGCCTGCTCACTTATGTCCGCCCCCACAAGGCCACATTCGCCGTTGCGATAGTCGCGATGGTGGTGGTCGCGGTCTTTGAAACGGCGATCGGCCTTTTGCTGATGCCGATATTTGAGCAGTTCATACCGGAGAACACGGGCTCGCGGTCGCTTCCCTTTAGCCTTCACGAGCTGATACCAAAAGAGCCGTGGTATTCCGCCTGGTTCGCGATTTCGGGGCTATTGATCTTTTTCACGCTTGCCAAGGGCATCGCCGAGTATTACTCATCGTACTTGATGGCAAAGATCGGCCAGTCCGCTGTTCTCGACATCCGAAGGCAGCTTTACGATCACCTGCTTTCGCAGTCGGCGACTTTCTTTGAAAAACACCGTACAAATTTTCTCGTCTCTCGGTTGGTCGTGAGCTGCTCGGCGATCGAACTTGCGGTTTCAGCGAATCTCCGCGACGTCCTTCGCGAGAGCTTTATGCTCGTCGCATTTCTCGGAGCGGCGTTCTATCTCAACTGGCGGCTAATGCTCGGTGCCTTGATCATTGCGCCGATCATTGCGTTTCTCACCAGCAAATTTAGCCGAGCTCTTCGCAAGCTCGCCGAGATGTCGTACGAGGGCAACAAGCTTCTCACGGACACCGCCCAGGAAACTCTCGCGAACCACAATATCGTCACTGCCTATCGAGCCGAAGATCGCGAACGCAAGCGTTTTGGCCGGGTCGCGGAGATCATTGCGAAAGCCAATCTGCGTTCGGGCCGGATCGCCGCGACCTCGCCGCCGACGATCGAGATGATCGGCACCATCGCTCTCGTCGTACTTCTTTATTTCGGGCTTCGCGAGATAAACGCGGCGGCAATGGACGCCGGCGAGTTTTTTGCCTTCCTCTATTTCCTTTTCCGCAGCTACGACCCGATGCGGAAGATCTCTCGCCAGCATAATGAGATCTCGCGTGCATTCGCTGCGGCCCGCGACGTTTGGGACGTGCTCGATAGCCACGAACATCTGCCAGAACGGCCGGACGCAAAACCGGTCGCCGGGCTCGACCGCTCGATCGAACTGAAAGATGTCTCATTCAGCTACGGCGATAGCGGAAAGCCGATCCTCGCCTCGGTCTCGCTTGAGATCGAAAAAGGCAAGGTCGTCGCTCTCGTCGGCGAAAGCGGCGGCGGAAAATCGACGCTGATCAAGCTCATTCAGCGGCTCTACGACCCGGTCTCGGGCTCGATAGAATGGGATGGCGCCGATCTTCGCGAATTGAAACTCACTGACCTAAAACGGCAGATCGCCCTGGTCACTCAAGAGACCGTTCTCTTTAACGACACCGTCCGCTACAACATTTCTTACGGCGACCCCAACGCGACCGAGGAAGACATCCGCCGGGCAGCCGAGATCGCCTTCGCTGCCGATTTCATCGAAGAACTTCCGGAGAAATACGACACCATCGTCGGCGAACGTGGCACTTTTTTATCGGGCGGACAAAGGCAGCGGATCGCCATTGCTCGTGCCGTGCTGACCGACGCGCCGGTCCTCATACTCGATGAAGCGACATCAGCGCTCGATGCCGAGTCGGAACGGTTGGTCCAGAAGGCGGTCGGAAATTTGATGCTCGACCGAACGTCGATCGTCATCGCCCACCGGCTTTCGACCATTCGGCGTGCGGATAAGATCGTTGTTATGGAACGCGGAAGAATTATCGAGGCCGGAAATCACGAGGAGCTTATCGAAACGGGCGGAATTTACAAAAAGCTTTTCGATCTGCAGTTCGCCATTGAGGACAGGGATGTAGCAGATGCCTAG
- a CDS encoding SRPBCC family protein: MSVDARAEIVIERPRKDVAEVMFEPKYDKLWITGLTNCFPQSPGLMHPGLKFERIGTLLGRHYSCQYIVSRSDGESFAEFAADEPFQMKVRYELSDADGGTTTKIRIQSIGEHEYKLPAPALNRAIAEWLAGDLKRLKKRVEDGVD; the protein is encoded by the coding sequence ATGTCAGTTGATGCCCGAGCCGAGATCGTGATCGAGCGACCGCGTAAAGATGTCGCCGAGGTGATGTTTGAACCAAAGTACGACAAACTTTGGATCACCGGGCTGACGAACTGTTTTCCGCAATCGCCGGGGTTGATGCATCCGGGGCTTAAGTTTGAGCGGATCGGCACGCTGCTAGGTCGGCATTACTCGTGCCAGTACATAGTCTCAAGATCGGACGGCGAGAGCTTTGCCGAGTTCGCCGCGGACGAGCCATTTCAGATGAAGGTCCGATACGAGCTGTCGGATGCAGACGGCGGCACGACGACAAAAATTCGTATTCAAAGCATCGGCGAACACGAATACAAACTGCCCGCTCCGGCTTTGAATAGGGCAATTGCAGAATGGCTTGCCGGCGATCTTAAACGCCTTAAGAAGCGGGTCGAAGATGGAGTTGACTAG
- a CDS encoding YicC family protein yields MRSMTGYGSGSAGSEGTTVSVEMKTVNNRFLDVHLRMPSSLQHFEGALKKQLSASLTRGRVDVSIQLERSSEVTYEVNKELVAGYLASFREIGEEFTLPGEVDIATIAKLPGVLTARESSADDTLETLIAEAVGDAIVRLQEMRANEGASLREDLELRLSNIERHLDPIESESSNVSEEYFKKLLKRIGELLEKAEAKTEIDEGRLAQEVAYLADRSDISEEITRLRAHISHFRTIMDEENEVGKRLDFLTQELNREANTITSKTSNLVVKENALGIKSEIEKIREQVQNIE; encoded by the coding sequence ATGCGATCGATGACAGGATACGGCAGCGGCTCTGCGGGGTCGGAAGGGACAACGGTCTCGGTTGAGATGAAAACCGTCAACAACCGCTTTCTCGATGTCCATCTCAGGATGCCATCGAGCCTTCAGCACTTCGAGGGCGCTCTTAAAAAGCAGCTGTCGGCGAGCCTTACCCGCGGACGTGTCGATGTTTCGATTCAGTTAGAACGTTCGTCCGAGGTCACTTACGAGGTGAACAAGGAACTCGTCGCCGGATATCTTGCGTCGTTTCGTGAGATCGGTGAAGAATTCACTCTGCCCGGCGAGGTGGATATCGCAACCATCGCGAAACTCCCGGGCGTGCTCACGGCTAGAGAATCTTCGGCGGACGATACGCTCGAAACGTTGATCGCCGAAGCCGTTGGCGATGCGATCGTGCGGTTGCAAGAGATGCGTGCCAATGAAGGAGCATCGCTTCGTGAAGATCTCGAGCTTCGGCTCAGCAACATCGAACGCCACCTCGACCCGATCGAATCGGAGAGCTCCAATGTCTCGGAGGAGTATTTCAAGAAGCTCTTAAAGCGCATCGGTGAACTGCTCGAAAAGGCCGAAGCCAAGACCGAGATCGACGAAGGCCGGCTTGCTCAAGAGGTCGCCTATCTTGCCGACCGCTCGGACATAAGCGAAGAGATAACCCGCCTCCGGGCACATATCTCGCATTTTCGGACGATAATGGACGAAGAAAACGAGGTCGGCAAACGACTCGATTTTCTTACGCAGGAGCTCAACCGCGAAGCAAATACGATCACGTCAAAGACCTCAAATCTCGTCGTAAAGGAAAATGCTCTCGGCATTAAGAGCGAGATCGAGAAGATACGAGAGCAAGTACAGAACATCGAGTAA
- the gmk gene encoding guanylate kinase: MQKGNLIIISSPSGGGKGTLVREIMPSLPDLGYSISHTTRKPRFGEEHGREYYFVSREQFDASIAKGRFLEYAEVHGNMYGTSREQIEDITSSGRDAILEIDVQGALAVMEKVPTAVSIFILPPSFEVLRARLTARNTEDPNDLAIRLRNSFTEVQKYSHFDYVIVNEEVPVASRQLASVICGERQRRDRQMAHIGSIIESFAGANHSIIGI; encoded by the coding sequence ATGCAGAAAGGAAACCTGATAATCATTAGTTCACCCTCGGGCGGCGGCAAAGGCACGCTGGTCCGGGAGATAATGCCGTCACTTCCTGACCTTGGTTATTCGATCTCTCACACGACCCGCAAGCCGCGATTTGGCGAGGAACACGGCCGGGAATATTACTTTGTCTCACGCGAGCAGTTCGATGCAAGCATCGCAAAAGGTCGCTTTCTTGAATATGCCGAGGTCCACGGGAATATGTACGGCACCTCACGCGAACAGATCGAGGACATAACATCCTCAGGCCGCGATGCGATACTCGAGATAGACGTGCAAGGGGCACTTGCCGTTATGGAGAAAGTGCCGACCGCGGTCAGCATCTTCATCTTGCCGCCCTCGTTCGAGGTGCTGCGGGCAAGGCTAACCGCTCGCAATACCGAAGACCCGAACGACCTTGCCATCCGTCTCCGCAATTCTTTCACAGAGGTGCAGAAGTACTCTCATTTCGACTACGTCATCGTCAACGAAGAGGTGCCCGTCGCTTCGCGACAACTGGCCTCGGTGATATGCGGCGAAAGACAACGCCGTGATAGACAAATGGCTCACATCGGGTCTATAATTGAGAGTTTCGCGGGAGCGAATCATTCAATTATCGGAATTTGA
- the rpoZ gene encoding DNA-directed RNA polymerase subunit omega codes for MIEETELAENEINLDEIDPPAIDSKYRMIILAAQRSKQLQRGALPRVDFDPRKKKSTRIALKEFEEHKVNFTFTDQDEEAAA; via the coding sequence ATGATCGAAGAAACAGAGCTTGCTGAGAACGAAATTAACCTTGATGAGATCGATCCGCCCGCGATCGACTCGAAATATCGGATGATCATTCTTGCTGCCCAGCGGAGCAAGCAACTTCAGCGCGGAGCACTTCCGAGAGTGGATTTTGATCCTCGCAAGAAAAAATCGACGCGGATCGCTCTCAAAGAGTTTGAGGAACATAAGGTCAATTTCACCTTCACCGATCAGGACGAAGAAGCCGCAGCCTGA